The following proteins are co-located in the Branchiostoma lanceolatum isolate klBraLanc5 chromosome 16, klBraLanc5.hap2, whole genome shotgun sequence genome:
- the LOC136421314 gene encoding transportin-3-like isoform X3, which yields MDSAPSTETVVQAIQTLYHNPDPACKERASAWLGELQRSVFAWEVADQLLRNGQDLETSYFAAQTMRTKIQYAFHELPQSAHQSLKESLLNHAQNLVSNASPVIITQLALALADLALQVAGWKCPAKELIEKFGNTVGNLPFLLEVLTVLPEEVSSLLIHVNSRSLRLGANRRGEVIEELAGSCDLVVQLLIACTQSCAADSRVQAKVYRCLGSWFNLGVIQGEAVATSQLLNAPFQAMHNPETVSSVHEAACDCICSALYVAEDITRYESLANCLFQGVISLSEPYHLSVAQEDIDKSLNYCRVFTELAESFLELMMAAPGQGLGDLRILDLLLACVGHCQYEVAEITFNFWYRLSEVLYKRDSTNLNTIFKPYFQRLINSLSEHCRMDEDHEGIPDETDDFADFRIRVSELIKDVVFIVGSINVFTQLFRNLAETPNTTWDVTEAHMYVMSAVAKNLMPDESEVVPQVLQAVLNLPQDAHIAVRYTGTQLVGELCEWIDRHPDVLDSVLNFLLAGLQHPKLGSVSATSLQNICAACREQMARHFKGLLQIVEALDNLHISNEAAVGLLKGISLILTKMPHDQLAVGLRALCQIQANRLSQLIVQNESVKEGTRTDPTIFLDRLASIFSLFQYRHTAPEVQNGQIHPCQQVVQEVWPVLSDTCNKYQADIRIVERCCRCIRFAVRCVGKQSAGLLQPLVTQMVNVYQVHQHSCFLYLGSILVDEYGMEEGCRSGLLDMLKAFCGPTFQLLKTGGLRNHPDTIDDLFRLCARFVQRCPLVILHSEMIDAILECAMAASTLDHRDANASVMKFLRDLVHTAIANDCDDDYQVRRDMVEKLMVVRGPQLVQSLMSATVFYLPSYMLPDVADVVFELMRYNRASFCVWLEHALKALPTETTGGAINATHKQLTDFHKQITSAEEVKTVSSALRDFSRLYR from the exons ATGGACTCGGCTCCGAGTACGGAAACTGTGGTCCAGGCCATCCAAACTTTGTACCACAACCCCGATCCTGCCTGCAAAGAAAGAGCGTCGGCCTGGCTTGGAGAGCTACAGCGCTCG GTGTTTGCATGGGAAGTAGCAGACCAGCTGCTGAGGAATGGCCAGGATCTGGAGACCAGTTACTTTGCTGCACAGACCATGAGGACAAAG ATCCAGTATGCTTTCCACGAGCTCCCACAATCAGCACACCAG TCTCTGAAAGAGTCGCTGTTGAACCACGCCCAGAATCTGGTGTCTAACGCCTCTCCGGTCATCATCACACAG CTGGCTCTTGCCCTGGCCGACTTGGCGTTACAGGTTGCAGGGTGGAAGTGTCCTGCAAAGGAACTTATAGAAAA gtttGGTAACACAGTGGGAAACCTACCCTTTCTCCTTGAGGTTCTGACTGTGCTACCCGAGGAAGTGAGTTCCCTCCTGATCCAT GTGAACAGCAGATCTCTGAGACTGGGAGCCAACAGAAGAGGGGAGGTTATCGAGGAACTGGCCGGGTCATGCGACCTGGTTGTACAACTGCTG aTTGCTTGTACGCAAAGCTGTGCGGCAGATTCAAGAGTACAGGCAAAG GTATATCGGTGTCTCGGAAGTTGGTTCAACCTCGGCGTAATCCAAGGAGAGGCGGTCGCAACCAGCCAACTCCTCAACGCACCTTTTCAAGCCATG CACAACCCTGAAACAGTCTCTTCCGTCCACGAGGCTGCGTGTGACTGCATCTGTTCTGCTCTGTATGTGGCAGAG GACATCACCAGATATGAGTCATTGGCGAACTGCCTGTTCCAGGGTGTCATCTCGCTCTCGGAACCCTACCACCTGTCTGTGGCACAGGAGGACATAGACAA ATCGTTGAATTACTGTCGAGTGTTCACGGAACTTGCTGAGTCGTTTCTTGAGTTAATGATGGCAGCTCCGGGACAGGGCTTGGGGGATTTGAGGATACTGGATCTGCTACTGGCATGCGTGGGCCACTGTCAGTATGAG GTTGCGGAGATCACCTTTAACTTCTGGTACCGCCTGTCGGAGGTTCTgtacaagcgtgacagcaccaACCTCAACACCATCTTCAAGCCGTACTTCCAACGACTCATCAACTCCCTGTCTGAGCACTGCCGGATGGACGAGGACCAT GAGGGCATCCCAGATGAGACTGATGACTTTGCTGACTTCCGGATCAGAGTGTCTGAGCTCATCAAGGATGTAGTGTTCATCGTGGGGTCCATCAATGTTTTTACCCAG TTGTTCAGAAACCTTGCGGAGACCCCCAACACGACTTGGGACGTGACAGAAGCACACATGTACGTCATGTCAGCTGTGGCCAAGAACCTCATGCC TGATGAGAGTGAGGTGGTGccgcaggtgctccaggccgtgTTAAACCTGCCGCAGGACGCGCACATCGCGGTACGGTACACGGGCACGCAGCTCGTCGGAGAGCTCTGCGAGTGGATCGACAGACATCCTGACGTTTTAG ATTCCGTGCTGAACTTCCTGCTGGCAGGTCTTCAGCACCCGAAGCTCGGGTCCGTGTCGGCCACGTCCCTACAGAACATCTGCGCCGCGTGTCGGGAACAGATGGCCAGACACTTCAAGGGGCTGCTGCAGATCGTGGAGGCCCTCGACAACCTGCACATCTCCAACGAGGCTGCCGTCGGGCTACTGAAAG GCATATCCTTGATTTTGACGAAGATGCCCCATGACCAGTTAGCTGTTGGACTTCGAGCTCTGTGCCAAATACAGGCCAACAGATTGTCACAG CTGATAGTCCAGAATGAGTCTGTAAAAGAAGGCACAAGAACAGATCCTACCATCTTCTTGGACAGACTAGCATCCATATTTAG TCTGTTCCAATACAGGCATACAGCCCCCGAAGTGCAAAATGGGCAAATCCACCCCTGTCAGCAAGTTGTGCAGGAG GTGTGGCCTGTTCTGTCGGATACGTGTAACAAGTACCAGGCGGACATCAGGATAGTTGAGCGGTGCTGCAGATGTATCAGGTTCGCTGTGCGCTGCGTCGGGAAGCAGTCAGCTGGGCTGCTGCAGCCTCTGGTCACGCAG ATGGTGAATGTGTACCAGGTGCACCAGCACTCCTGTTTCCTGTACCTGGGGAGTATCCTGGTGGACGAGTATGGCATGGAGGAGGGCTGCAGGAGTGGACTTCTCGACATGTTAAAG GCATTTTGTGGGCCGACTTTCCAGTTGCTGAAGACCGGAGGGCTGCGAAACCACCCCGATACCATCGACGATCTCTTTAGGTTATGTGCCAG ATTTGTACAGCGATGCCCCCTAGTGATTCTCCATAGTGAAATGATTGATGCAATCCTGGAATGCGCGATGGCCGCGTCGACCCTGGACCATAGAGACGCCAATGCCTCGGTCATGAAGTTCCTAAGAGACTTGGTGCACACCGCGATAGCCAATGAT TGCGATGATGACTACCAGGTGCGTAGAGACATGGTGGAGAAGCTGATGGTGGTGCGCGGACCGCAGCTCGTGCAGAGCCTGATGTCCGCCACCGTGTTCTACCTGCCGTCGTACATGCTTCCCGACGTAGCTGACGTTGTCTTTGAACTGATGCGCTATAACAGGGCG AGTTTCTGTGTGTGGCTGGAACATGCCCTGAAAGCCCTCCCCACCGAGACCACAGGCGGCGCCATCAACGCGACTCACAAGCAACTCACAGACTTCCACAAACAAATCACAAG tgCTGAAGAGGTAAAGACAGTATCATCAGCACTGCGGGACTTCTCACGGCTCTACAGATGA
- the LOC136421314 gene encoding transportin-3-like isoform X4, protein MDSAPSTETVVQAIQTLYHNPDPACKERASAWLGELQRSVFAWEVADQLLRNGQDLETSYFAAQTMRTKIQYAFHELPQSAHQSLKESLLNHAQNLVSNASPVIITQLALALADLALQVAGWKCPAKELIEKFGNTVGNLPFLLEVLTVLPEEVNSRSLRLGANRRGEVIEELAGSCDLVVQLLIACTQSCAADSRVQAKVYRCLGSWFNLGVIQGEAVATSQLLNAPFQAMHNPETVSSVHEAACDCICSALYVAEDITRYESLANCLFQGVISLSEPYHLSVAQEDIDKSLNYCRVFTELAESFLELMMAAPGQGLGDLRILDLLLACVGHCQYEVAEITFNFWYRLSEVLYKRDSTNLNTIFKPYFQRLINSLSEHCRMDEDHEGIPDETDDFADFRIRVSELIKDVVFIVGSINVFTQLFRNLAETPNTTWDVTEAHMYVMSAVAKNLMPDESEVVPQVLQAVLNLPQDAHIAVRYTGTQLVGELCEWIDRHPDVLDSVLNFLLAGLQHPKLGSVSATSLQNICAACREQMARHFKGLLQIVEALDNLHISNEAAVGLLKGISLILTKMPHDQLAVGLRALCQIQANRLSQLIVQNESVKEGTRTDPTIFLDRLASIFSLFQYRHTAPEVQNGQIHPCQQVVQEVWPVLSDTCNKYQADIRIVERCCRCIRFAVRCVGKQSAGLLQPLVTQMVNVYQVHQHSCFLYLGSILVDEYGMEEGCRSGLLDMLKAFCGPTFQLLKTGGLRNHPDTIDDLFRLCARFVQRCPLVILHSEMIDAILECAMAASTLDHRDANASVMKFLRDLVHTAIANDCDDDYQVRRDMVEKLMVVRGPQLVQSLMSATVFYLPSYMLPDVADVVFELMRYNRASFCVWLEHALKALPTETTGGAINATHKQLTDFHKQITSAEEVKTVSSALRDFSRLYR, encoded by the exons ATGGACTCGGCTCCGAGTACGGAAACTGTGGTCCAGGCCATCCAAACTTTGTACCACAACCCCGATCCTGCCTGCAAAGAAAGAGCGTCGGCCTGGCTTGGAGAGCTACAGCGCTCG GTGTTTGCATGGGAAGTAGCAGACCAGCTGCTGAGGAATGGCCAGGATCTGGAGACCAGTTACTTTGCTGCACAGACCATGAGGACAAAG ATCCAGTATGCTTTCCACGAGCTCCCACAATCAGCACACCAG TCTCTGAAAGAGTCGCTGTTGAACCACGCCCAGAATCTGGTGTCTAACGCCTCTCCGGTCATCATCACACAG CTGGCTCTTGCCCTGGCCGACTTGGCGTTACAGGTTGCAGGGTGGAAGTGTCCTGCAAAGGAACTTATAGAAAA gtttGGTAACACAGTGGGAAACCTACCCTTTCTCCTTGAGGTTCTGACTGTGCTACCCGAGGAA GTGAACAGCAGATCTCTGAGACTGGGAGCCAACAGAAGAGGGGAGGTTATCGAGGAACTGGCCGGGTCATGCGACCTGGTTGTACAACTGCTG aTTGCTTGTACGCAAAGCTGTGCGGCAGATTCAAGAGTACAGGCAAAG GTATATCGGTGTCTCGGAAGTTGGTTCAACCTCGGCGTAATCCAAGGAGAGGCGGTCGCAACCAGCCAACTCCTCAACGCACCTTTTCAAGCCATG CACAACCCTGAAACAGTCTCTTCCGTCCACGAGGCTGCGTGTGACTGCATCTGTTCTGCTCTGTATGTGGCAGAG GACATCACCAGATATGAGTCATTGGCGAACTGCCTGTTCCAGGGTGTCATCTCGCTCTCGGAACCCTACCACCTGTCTGTGGCACAGGAGGACATAGACAA ATCGTTGAATTACTGTCGAGTGTTCACGGAACTTGCTGAGTCGTTTCTTGAGTTAATGATGGCAGCTCCGGGACAGGGCTTGGGGGATTTGAGGATACTGGATCTGCTACTGGCATGCGTGGGCCACTGTCAGTATGAG GTTGCGGAGATCACCTTTAACTTCTGGTACCGCCTGTCGGAGGTTCTgtacaagcgtgacagcaccaACCTCAACACCATCTTCAAGCCGTACTTCCAACGACTCATCAACTCCCTGTCTGAGCACTGCCGGATGGACGAGGACCAT GAGGGCATCCCAGATGAGACTGATGACTTTGCTGACTTCCGGATCAGAGTGTCTGAGCTCATCAAGGATGTAGTGTTCATCGTGGGGTCCATCAATGTTTTTACCCAG TTGTTCAGAAACCTTGCGGAGACCCCCAACACGACTTGGGACGTGACAGAAGCACACATGTACGTCATGTCAGCTGTGGCCAAGAACCTCATGCC TGATGAGAGTGAGGTGGTGccgcaggtgctccaggccgtgTTAAACCTGCCGCAGGACGCGCACATCGCGGTACGGTACACGGGCACGCAGCTCGTCGGAGAGCTCTGCGAGTGGATCGACAGACATCCTGACGTTTTAG ATTCCGTGCTGAACTTCCTGCTGGCAGGTCTTCAGCACCCGAAGCTCGGGTCCGTGTCGGCCACGTCCCTACAGAACATCTGCGCCGCGTGTCGGGAACAGATGGCCAGACACTTCAAGGGGCTGCTGCAGATCGTGGAGGCCCTCGACAACCTGCACATCTCCAACGAGGCTGCCGTCGGGCTACTGAAAG GCATATCCTTGATTTTGACGAAGATGCCCCATGACCAGTTAGCTGTTGGACTTCGAGCTCTGTGCCAAATACAGGCCAACAGATTGTCACAG CTGATAGTCCAGAATGAGTCTGTAAAAGAAGGCACAAGAACAGATCCTACCATCTTCTTGGACAGACTAGCATCCATATTTAG TCTGTTCCAATACAGGCATACAGCCCCCGAAGTGCAAAATGGGCAAATCCACCCCTGTCAGCAAGTTGTGCAGGAG GTGTGGCCTGTTCTGTCGGATACGTGTAACAAGTACCAGGCGGACATCAGGATAGTTGAGCGGTGCTGCAGATGTATCAGGTTCGCTGTGCGCTGCGTCGGGAAGCAGTCAGCTGGGCTGCTGCAGCCTCTGGTCACGCAG ATGGTGAATGTGTACCAGGTGCACCAGCACTCCTGTTTCCTGTACCTGGGGAGTATCCTGGTGGACGAGTATGGCATGGAGGAGGGCTGCAGGAGTGGACTTCTCGACATGTTAAAG GCATTTTGTGGGCCGACTTTCCAGTTGCTGAAGACCGGAGGGCTGCGAAACCACCCCGATACCATCGACGATCTCTTTAGGTTATGTGCCAG ATTTGTACAGCGATGCCCCCTAGTGATTCTCCATAGTGAAATGATTGATGCAATCCTGGAATGCGCGATGGCCGCGTCGACCCTGGACCATAGAGACGCCAATGCCTCGGTCATGAAGTTCCTAAGAGACTTGGTGCACACCGCGATAGCCAATGAT TGCGATGATGACTACCAGGTGCGTAGAGACATGGTGGAGAAGCTGATGGTGGTGCGCGGACCGCAGCTCGTGCAGAGCCTGATGTCCGCCACCGTGTTCTACCTGCCGTCGTACATGCTTCCCGACGTAGCTGACGTTGTCTTTGAACTGATGCGCTATAACAGGGCG AGTTTCTGTGTGTGGCTGGAACATGCCCTGAAAGCCCTCCCCACCGAGACCACAGGCGGCGCCATCAACGCGACTCACAAGCAACTCACAGACTTCCACAAACAAATCACAAG tgCTGAAGAGGTAAAGACAGTATCATCAGCACTGCGGGACTTCTCACGGCTCTACAGATGA
- the LOC136421314 gene encoding transportin-3-like isoform X1, which yields MDSAPSTETVVQAIQTLYHNPDPACKERASAWLGELQRSVFAWEVADQLLRNGQDLETSYFAAQTMRTKIQYAFHELPQSAHQSLKESLLNHAQNLVSNASPVIITQLALALADLALQVAGWKCPAKELIEKFGNTVGNLPFLLEVLTVLPEEVSSLLIHVNSRSLRLGANRRGEVIEELAGSCDLVVQLLIACTQSCAADSRVQAKVYRCLGSWFNLGVIQGEAVATSQLLNAPFQAMHNPETVSSVHEAACDCICSALYVAEDITRYESLANCLFQGVISLSEPYHLSVAQEDIDKSLNYCRVFTELAESFLELMMAAPGQGLGDLRILDLLLACVGHCQYEVAEITFNFWYRLSEVLYKRDSTNLNTIFKPYFQRLINSLSEHCRMDEDHEGIPDETDDFADFRIRVSELIKDVVFIVGSINVFTQLFRNLAETPNTTWDVTEAHMYVMSAVAKNLMPFSVHSSSDESEVVPQVLQAVLNLPQDAHIAVRYTGTQLVGELCEWIDRHPDVLDSVLNFLLAGLQHPKLGSVSATSLQNICAACREQMARHFKGLLQIVEALDNLHISNEAAVGLLKGISLILTKMPHDQLAVGLRALCQIQANRLSQLIVQNESVKEGTRTDPTIFLDRLASIFSLFQYRHTAPEVQNGQIHPCQQVVQEVWPVLSDTCNKYQADIRIVERCCRCIRFAVRCVGKQSAGLLQPLVTQMVNVYQVHQHSCFLYLGSILVDEYGMEEGCRSGLLDMLKAFCGPTFQLLKTGGLRNHPDTIDDLFRLCARFVQRCPLVILHSEMIDAILECAMAASTLDHRDANASVMKFLRDLVHTAIANDCDDDYQVRRDMVEKLMVVRGPQLVQSLMSATVFYLPSYMLPDVADVVFELMRYNRASFCVWLEHALKALPTETTGGAINATHKQLTDFHKQITSAEEVKTVSSALRDFSRLYR from the exons ATGGACTCGGCTCCGAGTACGGAAACTGTGGTCCAGGCCATCCAAACTTTGTACCACAACCCCGATCCTGCCTGCAAAGAAAGAGCGTCGGCCTGGCTTGGAGAGCTACAGCGCTCG GTGTTTGCATGGGAAGTAGCAGACCAGCTGCTGAGGAATGGCCAGGATCTGGAGACCAGTTACTTTGCTGCACAGACCATGAGGACAAAG ATCCAGTATGCTTTCCACGAGCTCCCACAATCAGCACACCAG TCTCTGAAAGAGTCGCTGTTGAACCACGCCCAGAATCTGGTGTCTAACGCCTCTCCGGTCATCATCACACAG CTGGCTCTTGCCCTGGCCGACTTGGCGTTACAGGTTGCAGGGTGGAAGTGTCCTGCAAAGGAACTTATAGAAAA gtttGGTAACACAGTGGGAAACCTACCCTTTCTCCTTGAGGTTCTGACTGTGCTACCCGAGGAAGTGAGTTCCCTCCTGATCCAT GTGAACAGCAGATCTCTGAGACTGGGAGCCAACAGAAGAGGGGAGGTTATCGAGGAACTGGCCGGGTCATGCGACCTGGTTGTACAACTGCTG aTTGCTTGTACGCAAAGCTGTGCGGCAGATTCAAGAGTACAGGCAAAG GTATATCGGTGTCTCGGAAGTTGGTTCAACCTCGGCGTAATCCAAGGAGAGGCGGTCGCAACCAGCCAACTCCTCAACGCACCTTTTCAAGCCATG CACAACCCTGAAACAGTCTCTTCCGTCCACGAGGCTGCGTGTGACTGCATCTGTTCTGCTCTGTATGTGGCAGAG GACATCACCAGATATGAGTCATTGGCGAACTGCCTGTTCCAGGGTGTCATCTCGCTCTCGGAACCCTACCACCTGTCTGTGGCACAGGAGGACATAGACAA ATCGTTGAATTACTGTCGAGTGTTCACGGAACTTGCTGAGTCGTTTCTTGAGTTAATGATGGCAGCTCCGGGACAGGGCTTGGGGGATTTGAGGATACTGGATCTGCTACTGGCATGCGTGGGCCACTGTCAGTATGAG GTTGCGGAGATCACCTTTAACTTCTGGTACCGCCTGTCGGAGGTTCTgtacaagcgtgacagcaccaACCTCAACACCATCTTCAAGCCGTACTTCCAACGACTCATCAACTCCCTGTCTGAGCACTGCCGGATGGACGAGGACCAT GAGGGCATCCCAGATGAGACTGATGACTTTGCTGACTTCCGGATCAGAGTGTCTGAGCTCATCAAGGATGTAGTGTTCATCGTGGGGTCCATCAATGTTTTTACCCAG TTGTTCAGAAACCTTGCGGAGACCCCCAACACGACTTGGGACGTGACAGAAGCACACATGTACGTCATGTCAGCTGTGGCCAAGAACCTCATGCC tttttcTGTTCATTCCTCCAGTGATGAGAGTGAGGTGGTGccgcaggtgctccaggccgtgTTAAACCTGCCGCAGGACGCGCACATCGCGGTACGGTACACGGGCACGCAGCTCGTCGGAGAGCTCTGCGAGTGGATCGACAGACATCCTGACGTTTTAG ATTCCGTGCTGAACTTCCTGCTGGCAGGTCTTCAGCACCCGAAGCTCGGGTCCGTGTCGGCCACGTCCCTACAGAACATCTGCGCCGCGTGTCGGGAACAGATGGCCAGACACTTCAAGGGGCTGCTGCAGATCGTGGAGGCCCTCGACAACCTGCACATCTCCAACGAGGCTGCCGTCGGGCTACTGAAAG GCATATCCTTGATTTTGACGAAGATGCCCCATGACCAGTTAGCTGTTGGACTTCGAGCTCTGTGCCAAATACAGGCCAACAGATTGTCACAG CTGATAGTCCAGAATGAGTCTGTAAAAGAAGGCACAAGAACAGATCCTACCATCTTCTTGGACAGACTAGCATCCATATTTAG TCTGTTCCAATACAGGCATACAGCCCCCGAAGTGCAAAATGGGCAAATCCACCCCTGTCAGCAAGTTGTGCAGGAG GTGTGGCCTGTTCTGTCGGATACGTGTAACAAGTACCAGGCGGACATCAGGATAGTTGAGCGGTGCTGCAGATGTATCAGGTTCGCTGTGCGCTGCGTCGGGAAGCAGTCAGCTGGGCTGCTGCAGCCTCTGGTCACGCAG ATGGTGAATGTGTACCAGGTGCACCAGCACTCCTGTTTCCTGTACCTGGGGAGTATCCTGGTGGACGAGTATGGCATGGAGGAGGGCTGCAGGAGTGGACTTCTCGACATGTTAAAG GCATTTTGTGGGCCGACTTTCCAGTTGCTGAAGACCGGAGGGCTGCGAAACCACCCCGATACCATCGACGATCTCTTTAGGTTATGTGCCAG ATTTGTACAGCGATGCCCCCTAGTGATTCTCCATAGTGAAATGATTGATGCAATCCTGGAATGCGCGATGGCCGCGTCGACCCTGGACCATAGAGACGCCAATGCCTCGGTCATGAAGTTCCTAAGAGACTTGGTGCACACCGCGATAGCCAATGAT TGCGATGATGACTACCAGGTGCGTAGAGACATGGTGGAGAAGCTGATGGTGGTGCGCGGACCGCAGCTCGTGCAGAGCCTGATGTCCGCCACCGTGTTCTACCTGCCGTCGTACATGCTTCCCGACGTAGCTGACGTTGTCTTTGAACTGATGCGCTATAACAGGGCG AGTTTCTGTGTGTGGCTGGAACATGCCCTGAAAGCCCTCCCCACCGAGACCACAGGCGGCGCCATCAACGCGACTCACAAGCAACTCACAGACTTCCACAAACAAATCACAAG tgCTGAAGAGGTAAAGACAGTATCATCAGCACTGCGGGACTTCTCACGGCTCTACAGATGA